From Cyclobacteriaceae bacterium, a single genomic window includes:
- a CDS encoding response regulator, which produces MSGSILIVEDEPIIASDIAATLKDRGFVIAGIVDNADDAMKFLSTTTPDLALLDVKIRGTKDGIALAHDIRARYKLPFIFLTSYYDAKTVDRAKAAEPEGYIVKPFDENDLFINVEMALYKNRSKPAAPVADKFFVKNNQEMIALEVSDIHYVEAFDNYAKVATDKEKYIVSHTLKSVEEKLITKGFVRVHRSYLVNFQKISSISEGYLFIGLTKIPLGQSYREELLSRITFL; this is translated from the coding sequence TTGAGTGGATCAATTCTTATTGTTGAAGACGAGCCTATCATCGCCAGTGATATCGCAGCGACTCTGAAAGATCGCGGTTTCGTAATTGCAGGCATTGTGGACAACGCTGATGATGCCATGAAGTTTCTCTCCACGACTACACCGGATCTTGCGTTGCTGGATGTCAAGATCCGGGGAACTAAAGATGGCATCGCGCTGGCTCATGATATCAGGGCACGCTATAAGCTTCCGTTTATTTTCCTCACCTCTTACTATGATGCAAAGACGGTAGATCGTGCCAAGGCTGCTGAACCCGAAGGTTATATTGTGAAGCCATTCGATGAGAATGATCTCTTCATCAATGTTGAAATGGCGTTATATAAGAACAGGAGTAAGCCTGCTGCACCGGTTGCGGATAAGTTCTTTGTCAAGAACAATCAGGAGATGATTGCTTTGGAAGTCAGCGACATTCATTATGTTGAAGCGTTTGACAACTATGCCAAAGTCGCGACCGATAAGGAGAAATATATTGTCAGTCATACTTTAAAAAGTGTAGAAGAAAAGCTGATCACAAAAGGATTCGTGCGGGTGCACAGATCATACCTGGTCAATTTTCAAAAGATAAGCTCCATCTCTGAAGGATATCTTTTTATCGGCCTCACTAAGATCCCGCTGGGTCAGTCATACCGGGAAGAGCTTTTAAGTCGCATAACTTTTCTATAG
- a CDS encoding arginyl-tRNA--protein arginylyltransferase, giving the protein MFAQVQNPDHLEAQELDAYLAQGWFRMGQTIFTTNFIRFQQQIHSTIWLRILLDSYVADNTQVKLFKRNSEFRISFKLAEITEEKEKLYSIYKQTVSFPASDSLQFLLLDKRNNSEQPATKTGSIFTTYEVNVHDGDRLIACGFFDLGAVSAEGITSFYDPEYKKHSLGKYLIYLKIKFCKELGMQYFYPGYFVPGNPHFDYKLSIGNEVLQFLQLSTQTWEPIQTFLPENIPYDVMRVKLLQVHEMLSATGQYSKLLKYNFFDANFVQEMRDTGLLDFPILLFCGVIDNVEPILVYDVRDGMYHLLTCVPAWKPFEVNSDEEFYSDYFLMPVAEIYRCEEGEEIGNFLIKLKNEVMKEGKATDDH; this is encoded by the coding sequence ATGTTTGCCCAGGTACAAAATCCGGATCACCTAGAAGCGCAAGAGCTGGATGCTTATCTCGCTCAGGGATGGTTCCGGATGGGCCAGACTATTTTCACCACAAACTTTATACGCTTTCAGCAGCAGATCCACAGCACCATCTGGTTGCGGATTCTTTTGGATAGTTATGTTGCTGATAACACTCAGGTAAAGTTATTCAAGCGCAATTCAGAATTCAGGATAAGCTTTAAGCTGGCGGAGATAACAGAAGAAAAGGAAAAACTTTATTCGATCTACAAGCAGACCGTTTCTTTTCCAGCCAGTGACTCACTTCAATTTCTGTTGCTGGACAAACGTAATAATAGTGAGCAGCCTGCAACGAAGACAGGTTCTATTTTCACAACGTACGAAGTAAATGTTCATGATGGCGATCGGCTAATCGCCTGTGGCTTCTTTGACCTGGGTGCCGTCAGCGCGGAAGGTATTACCTCGTTTTATGATCCTGAATATAAGAAGCATAGTCTTGGGAAGTATCTGATCTATCTCAAGATAAAGTTCTGCAAGGAGTTGGGAATGCAATACTTCTATCCGGGTTATTTCGTTCCCGGGAATCCGCATTTTGATTACAAGCTGAGCATAGGAAATGAAGTGTTGCAGTTTTTGCAATTGTCTACACAAACCTGGGAACCCATTCAGACTTTTCTTCCGGAGAATATTCCCTATGATGTGATGCGTGTAAAGCTTTTGCAGGTTCATGAGATGTTATCTGCGACCGGACAATACAGTAAGCTGCTCAAGTATAATTTCTTTGATGCAAATTTCGTTCAGGAGATGCGTGATACCGGTCTGCTGGATTTCCCGATACTGTTATTCTGCGGCGTGATTGATAATGTGGAGCCGATTCTGGTGTATGATGTAAGAGATGGAATGTACCATCTCTTGACGTGTGTACCGGCATGGAAACCTTTTGAGGTCAATTCCGATGAGGAGTTTTATTCCGATTATTTCCTGATGCCGGTGGCGGAGATATACCGCTGTGAGGAAGGTGAAGAAATCGGGAATTTTCTGATCAAGCTGAAGAATGAAGTAATGAAAGAAGGGAAGGCCACGGATGATCACTAA
- a CDS encoding nuclear transport factor 2 family protein yields MNTIQQKISEEFSKGNFQFAFEYLSENIQWNIIGNKILKGKDEVIEWCTEIGKEMSDTILKNKNSIIGDSSIAIQGYCDYTTPDNQPGRVSYCDVFQFRNEKIEEITSYAMEDKI; encoded by the coding sequence ATGAATACTATTCAGCAAAAGATCAGCGAAGAATTTTCTAAAGGAAACTTTCAGTTTGCCTTTGAATATCTGTCAGAGAACATTCAATGGAACATCATTGGAAATAAGATCCTTAAGGGTAAGGATGAAGTAATCGAATGGTGTACTGAGATTGGAAAAGAAATGAGCGACACAATCCTGAAGAATAAGAACAGCATCATTGGAGACAGCTCTATCGCTATTCAGGGATATTGCGATTACACCACTCCCGATAACCAGCCAGGAAGAGTTTCGTATTGTGACGTATTCCAATTCAGGAATGAAAAGATTGAGGAGATCACCTCTTATGCAATGGAAGATAAAATTTAG
- a CDS encoding DUF4249 domain-containing protein: MRAVNYIVGFVLAGLMAGCIPDPLPVTDIEKPETKIVVSSQLVPGTGLVVFVTKSVGALEAGGNSDPEVLLEKIAIADATVTLRHGTQSDVLNNLGNGLYGGFNTPWSSGDVYELTVETSTLGTVSAITQVPQAIGFTSVDVQFYPTGFDSLLQVDYSLNDPVGRNFYMVSVQKFSQKQNLQSIINPRIFTHLTDDTSFDGKLFEEDFRTLFRSFSKGDSVAVVMSNVSEDYYKFLKLRNDRFRFSEFSSEPFNYPTNVKGGYGFFNLHAPDIRVFVLE, encoded by the coding sequence ATGAGAGCAGTGAATTATATCGTGGGATTCGTTTTGGCGGGGTTGATGGCAGGATGTATTCCTGATCCACTTCCTGTAACGGATATTGAGAAACCCGAAACAAAAATTGTGGTGTCATCTCAACTGGTACCGGGTACAGGCCTTGTGGTTTTTGTTACCAAAAGTGTGGGTGCATTGGAGGCAGGCGGAAATTCCGATCCGGAAGTATTGCTGGAAAAGATCGCTATTGCGGATGCAACGGTTACTCTTCGTCACGGTACGCAGTCGGATGTATTGAATAATCTTGGAAATGGGTTATATGGAGGATTCAATACTCCATGGTCTTCCGGCGATGTGTATGAGTTAACGGTGGAGACCTCAACGTTAGGAACGGTATCGGCAATTACGCAAGTGCCACAGGCAATAGGCTTTACATCGGTGGATGTGCAATTCTATCCAACAGGATTTGATTCACTCTTGCAGGTTGACTACAGTCTGAATGATCCGGTGGGCAGGAATTTTTACATGGTCAGCGTTCAGAAGTTTTCGCAGAAGCAGAATTTACAATCTATTATCAATCCGAGAATATTCACTCACCTGACAGATGATACCTCTTTTGATGGAAAGTTATTTGAAGAGGACTTCAGGACGTTGTTCAGGAGTTTCTCTAAAGGTGATTCGGTGGCTGTTGTGATGTCCAATGTGAGTGAGGACTACTACAAGTTCCTGAAATTGAGAAACGACCGATTCAGGTTTTCGGAATTTTCGAGTGAGCCTTTCAATTACCCAACGAATGTGAAAGGAGGCTATGGATTTTTCAACCTCCATGCCCCGGACATCAGGGTATTTGTGCTTGAGTAG
- a CDS encoding alkene reductase encodes MTQSKLFTPLNKGLKLSNRIVMAPMTRSRAINNTPNDLMALYYEQRSSAGLIISEGNSPSPNGLGYARIPGIFSDHQVEAWKKITNAVHKNNGKIFTQLMHAGRVAHSENLPKNAKHLAPSAISADTDMWTDTKGLQKTEKPAEMSLAEIKSTIEEYAQAASNAIKAGFDGVELHGANGYLLEQFLNPNSNTRTDEYGGSFINRARFVIEVARAVAERIGPEKTGIRISPYGTFNTMPHYDEIVETYDYLTKELSSMKLVYLHVVDYAARSNEKGQELLKQIRTNFNQLLILNGGYNKERAIKALENNEADLISFGSSFISNPNLPHVLENDLELVKPDPTTFYMPDEKGYTDYQLVSAKAIA; translated from the coding sequence ATGACTCAATCAAAACTCTTCACTCCGCTTAACAAAGGATTAAAACTTTCTAACAGAATTGTCATGGCTCCTATGACCAGAAGCCGCGCTATCAATAATACACCGAACGATCTGATGGCCCTATACTACGAGCAGAGATCTTCCGCCGGACTGATCATTTCAGAGGGCAACTCTCCCTCACCTAACGGATTGGGTTACGCCAGGATTCCGGGAATATTCAGTGATCATCAGGTAGAAGCCTGGAAAAAAATCACCAACGCAGTTCACAAGAATAATGGTAAGATCTTTACACAACTGATGCATGCCGGAAGAGTAGCTCACAGTGAGAATCTTCCCAAGAACGCAAAACATCTTGCTCCCTCAGCTATTTCTGCCGATACTGATATGTGGACAGACACAAAGGGATTACAGAAAACAGAGAAGCCGGCAGAGATGTCCCTGGCAGAAATTAAAAGTACCATTGAAGAGTATGCACAAGCCGCGAGCAATGCAATCAAAGCAGGATTTGATGGAGTAGAGCTTCATGGCGCCAATGGATACTTACTGGAGCAATTTCTTAATCCAAATTCCAATACAAGAACGGATGAATACGGTGGAAGCTTTATCAATCGTGCGCGCTTTGTCATCGAAGTCGCCAGAGCTGTTGCTGAACGTATAGGACCTGAAAAGACGGGCATCAGAATCTCACCTTATGGAACCTTCAACACCATGCCACATTATGATGAGATCGTTGAGACCTATGACTACCTGACAAAAGAACTAAGCAGTATGAAACTCGTATATCTTCATGTTGTAGATTATGCAGCAAGAAGCAATGAGAAGGGTCAGGAGCTCCTGAAACAAATCAGAACAAACTTCAATCAGCTGCTCATTCTAAATGGCGGCTATAATAAAGAACGCGCTATCAAAGCGCTTGAAAACAATGAAGCTGATCTGATCTCTTTTGGAAGTTCATTCATCTCAAATCCAAATCTTCCTCACGTCCTTGAAAATGATCTGGAGCTTGTAAAGCCTGATCCTACTACCTTCTACATGCCAGATGAAAAAGGCTATACTGATTATCAGTTGGTATCCGCGAAAGCAATTGCTTAA
- a CDS encoding AI-2E family transporter, with protein MYSRIAQIILGIIGFFFILYVGQEILIPVVFAILIAILLNPIVNFLCSKKINRIISIVIAILFLTIVFGALGFFIITQVGQFSDTFPLFKEKFSILTNDILHWAADTFKISEPRIKEWISKSQKNIDGMMVLEGVMGTLKGMLAVFVMPVLIFIVLYYKPLFLEFIMELFEKREQGVVSEVFTETKSLIQQYLVGLSIEAIIVAVLNCAGLLILGIPYAILLGVLSALLNVIPYIGILSASALTILIAMTMKSAGAGLSVFILFLIVQFIDNQYILPKIVAGKVQVNPLFSIVVVFAGGALWGIPGMFLAIPLTAIVKVIFDRVDSLKPFGLLLGDTIPGQAKSTGKSSKK; from the coding sequence ATTTATTCCAGAATTGCCCAGATCATTCTAGGCATCATTGGATTCTTTTTCATTCTTTACGTCGGACAGGAGATTTTGATCCCGGTAGTATTTGCCATTCTGATCGCGATTTTGCTGAACCCGATTGTGAACTTCCTGTGTTCAAAGAAGATCAACAGGATCATTTCAATTGTTATTGCCATTCTCTTCCTCACTATTGTTTTTGGAGCCCTGGGATTCTTTATCATTACTCAGGTCGGGCAATTCAGTGACACATTCCCATTGTTCAAGGAGAAGTTTTCAATTCTCACCAACGACATACTACACTGGGCGGCAGATACTTTTAAGATAAGTGAGCCGAGGATCAAAGAGTGGATCAGCAAATCTCAAAAGAACATTGATGGCATGATGGTGCTGGAAGGAGTGATGGGGACTCTGAAGGGCATGCTCGCGGTCTTTGTCATGCCCGTTTTAATATTTATCGTTCTTTACTATAAACCGCTATTCCTTGAATTTATAATGGAGCTGTTTGAAAAACGTGAACAAGGTGTAGTTTCAGAAGTATTCACGGAAACAAAATCTTTAATACAGCAGTATCTCGTCGGACTTTCCATTGAAGCGATTATTGTAGCGGTGCTCAATTGTGCGGGATTGTTAATTTTGGGAATACCATATGCAATTCTTCTTGGAGTATTAAGTGCCTTGCTGAATGTAATCCCTTACATAGGAATACTGTCGGCAAGTGCATTGACAATTCTTATTGCTATGACTATGAAATCTGCCGGAGCGGGACTTTCAGTATTCATTCTTTTTCTGATAGTGCAGTTTATCGACAATCAATATATTCTACCCAAGATCGTGGCAGGAAAGGTTCAGGTCAATCCTTTGTTTTCCATTGTAGTAGTGTTTGCTGGTGGAGCTCTATGGGGAATACCAGGAATGTTCCTCGCTATACCGCTTACTGCTATTGTCAAAGTTATATTTGATCGTGTAGATTCTTTAAAGCCCTTTGGACTTCTACTCGGCGATACTATTCCGGGTCAGGCTAAGAGTACAGGCAAGAGTTCAAAAAAATAA
- a CDS encoding ABC transporter ATP-binding protein: METKKSKSGGRAKRIRANLRKGMELAWAASPKSLIRFSLLGMLNATMLPISVYLGAVLVNRIADARLHNGTFNDILYVVLGLWIVVSVQRTISAYMGYGRNLFVRRVELEAERRLLAKASKVDLGNFDNSNWHDRLARAKRDVSWRPGDLTWSVLGLSGNIVTIILMASLLASLHYMLVILALGAALLSLALESRVTSKLYEFFYKETPEERERGYLGDLLVQPKTTKEIRAYVLADYLLGRHKALSESLYRQREIMYKSGTRVSLLTGLVTGTTLALAYLFVAIKGAEGSIDPGGVVLVIGAFTSVSSTLTQISSTFVSVDQHTTFLDDYFSFTSLDQQIKTIEHPESLPVKLDQGITFEHVNFNYPGSSENAIKDFNLNIKSGELIALVGENGAGKSTIVKLLLRFYDADQGSIKIGGVDLKNTEPEALRNRIGVLFQDYPNYELTVRENVTMGRPDVPVSDELVLEALEDSRSEWLVKKMPHGLDSKVGRLFEGGHDLSGGEWQRLALARIMYRDADIWILDEPTSALDPEAEAAIFAELKQNLKGRIGIVISHRFSTVRIADRIAVIADGKVSEIGSHEELMKNRGRYSELFEIQAAGYR; the protein is encoded by the coding sequence ATGGAAACAAAAAAATCCAAATCCGGTGGTCGCGCAAAACGTATCAGGGCCAACCTCAGAAAAGGAATGGAACTTGCCTGGGCAGCTTCCCCAAAATCACTGATACGTTTTTCATTACTGGGAATGCTGAATGCGACGATGCTCCCCATCTCCGTCTATCTCGGTGCCGTGCTGGTCAATCGTATTGCTGACGCGCGACTTCACAACGGTACGTTTAATGACATTCTCTATGTCGTTCTGGGATTATGGATTGTTGTCAGTGTCCAACGCACAATCAGTGCTTATATGGGCTATGGAAGAAATCTTTTCGTTCGACGGGTAGAGCTCGAGGCAGAAAGAAGGTTGCTGGCAAAAGCATCCAAGGTTGATCTGGGAAACTTTGATAATTCAAACTGGCATGACCGGCTTGCACGGGCCAAGCGTGATGTCTCATGGCGGCCTGGTGATCTTACCTGGTCTGTATTAGGATTGTCAGGTAATATCGTTACCATCATTCTGATGGCTTCACTCCTTGCAAGTCTGCATTATATGCTGGTGATCCTTGCGCTTGGCGCGGCATTACTTTCACTTGCTCTTGAAAGTCGTGTGACATCCAAGCTCTACGAATTCTTTTATAAAGAGACGCCCGAAGAAAGGGAAAGAGGATACCTGGGTGATCTTCTTGTTCAACCGAAAACCACGAAAGAAATCCGTGCTTATGTTCTTGCCGACTATTTACTGGGAAGACATAAAGCGCTTTCTGAAAGTCTTTATCGTCAACGCGAGATCATGTACAAATCCGGTACACGTGTTTCATTACTGACAGGCCTGGTAACTGGAACTACACTGGCGCTGGCGTATCTTTTTGTAGCCATCAAAGGTGCCGAAGGTTCTATTGATCCGGGTGGTGTCGTTCTTGTCATTGGAGCATTCACTTCTGTTTCTTCAACGCTTACTCAAATATCCAGCACATTTGTTTCAGTAGATCAGCATACGACCTTCCTGGATGATTACTTTTCTTTTACTTCATTAGATCAGCAAATCAAGACCATCGAACATCCTGAATCACTCCCCGTCAAGCTTGATCAGGGGATAACCTTTGAGCATGTGAACTTCAATTATCCAGGAAGTTCCGAAAATGCCATAAAGGATTTCAATCTCAATATCAAAAGTGGTGAATTGATTGCATTGGTCGGTGAGAACGGTGCCGGTAAAAGCACCATAGTAAAGCTGCTTCTGAGGTTTTATGATGCTGATCAGGGCTCAATAAAAATCGGTGGCGTGGATCTTAAGAATACAGAGCCTGAAGCTTTACGAAACCGTATCGGAGTTTTATTTCAGGACTATCCAAATTATGAATTGACGGTGCGTGAGAATGTGACGATGGGAAGACCGGATGTCCCTGTTTCAGATGAACTCGTTTTGGAAGCACTGGAAGATTCAAGAAGTGAGTGGCTCGTTAAAAAAATGCCTCATGGTCTGGACTCAAAAGTCGGAAGGTTATTTGAAGGAGGACATGATCTGTCCGGTGGTGAATGGCAGCGACTGGCACTTGCGCGCATCATGTATCGTGATGCCGATATCTGGATATTGGATGAGCCTACTTCAGCGCTTGATCCGGAAGCAGAGGCAGCAATCTTTGCAGAATTAAAGCAAAATCTGAAAGGAAGAATTGGCATTGTTATCTCTCACCGGTTCTCAACCGTTCGAATTGCAGATCGTATTGCTGTGATTGCCGACGGGAAAGTTTCCGAGATCGGATCACATGAGGAATTGATGAAGAACCGAGGCAGATACTCTGAACTGTTTGAGATACAGGCAGCAGGCTATCGGTAA
- a CDS encoding TonB-dependent receptor → MRLVLFICLLCILSNTFAQEYRLNGVVRNSQGHPLSSASIQILSVKKVMISGEEGKFSLQHPAGNVEIEISYTGFKRFRESFNLQKDTTVYFFLESKVEQLDEVVVSSDRLLQAEQFKTTRMSTVNLTEKDITSIPVFGGEADLLKIIQLLPGVSKGVQGSTDLFVRGGAADQNLVLLDGAPVYNTGHLFGFLSVFNSDILQGVEYISGAFPAQYGGRLSSILNVNTKSTMSSHTEGQGSIGLLASRLMIRQPIIKNKLDIWVAGRRTYVDQVVKAVGQDLPYYFYDINAKVIFKPTLRDRIEVSHYSGEDKLNYRRQPQDTSARRRNISSNFTIANSSQTLLWKRQIQPNIHSALSLYRTNFNYTIQTGFEESRLFVHSSIEDVGGKYSLHWDSVGQVSITAGVESAHHKVSPNIIDTSGSIAELLQSSSTQAQTSLESSAFIQADGTWDQNWSWSAGFRLSSAIVRDKFYSNPEPRVAIRYKLSETLALKGSYSRMAQYLHRVSSAAVAFPTDIWYPVTKDVVPQTSDQLTLALQKRIPGMNVFISLEGYYKNMNDLIGYREGANLFLNTEFEKQLIQGKGTAYGLEVLIKKESGKLTGWISYTLSRSERQYDEVNNGLWFLSRYDRRHNGSVVMNYEFAKRWSFSAVFEFISGSRFTPIVGRYAVPANTLGGIQLIPVYATMNSVKLADTHRLDLGIKLKSKPEKKFQSEWFVGIYNVYNRAMPYGIVIQQNADGSYRYEQPGLFGLLPFVSYGFKF, encoded by the coding sequence ATGAGGCTCGTTCTCTTTATCTGCCTTTTGTGCATCCTTTCAAACACCTTTGCTCAGGAGTATCGGTTGAATGGAGTCGTGCGCAATTCTCAGGGACATCCTTTGTCATCTGCCAGCATTCAGATTCTTTCTGTTAAAAAAGTTATGATCTCGGGGGAGGAAGGTAAGTTTTCTCTCCAGCATCCGGCTGGTAATGTTGAGATCGAGATTTCATATACGGGGTTTAAGAGATTTCGGGAATCATTCAATCTTCAAAAGGACACAACGGTTTATTTCTTTCTCGAATCCAAAGTAGAGCAGCTCGATGAAGTTGTCGTCTCTTCTGATCGCCTCCTGCAAGCGGAGCAATTCAAGACGACGCGCATGAGCACGGTTAACCTCACCGAAAAAGATATTACTTCAATACCGGTCTTTGGTGGCGAAGCCGATCTGTTGAAGATCATTCAGTTGCTTCCGGGTGTTTCGAAAGGAGTGCAGGGCAGTACGGACTTGTTCGTTCGCGGTGGAGCAGCAGATCAGAATCTCGTTTTGCTGGATGGCGCTCCTGTTTATAATACCGGGCACCTGTTCGGATTTCTGTCTGTGTTCAACTCGGATATTCTCCAGGGAGTAGAGTATATCAGTGGTGCATTTCCGGCACAGTACGGCGGGCGACTTTCTTCCATATTGAATGTCAATACAAAGTCTACGATGTCTTCTCATACGGAAGGGCAGGGAAGCATTGGGTTGCTCGCTTCACGACTGATGATCCGCCAGCCTATCATTAAGAATAAACTTGATATCTGGGTTGCCGGCCGTCGGACGTATGTTGATCAGGTGGTAAAGGCAGTGGGGCAGGACCTTCCATATTATTTCTATGACATCAATGCAAAAGTCATTTTCAAACCAACACTTCGCGACCGGATTGAAGTATCCCATTACTCTGGTGAAGACAAATTGAATTACAGACGACAACCTCAGGATACTTCTGCGCGAAGAAGAAACATCTCCAGCAACTTTACGATCGCCAACAGTTCGCAGACTTTACTCTGGAAAAGACAGATCCAGCCCAACATTCATTCAGCGCTTTCACTCTATCGCACAAACTTTAATTACACCATTCAAACGGGCTTTGAAGAGAGTAGATTGTTCGTTCATTCTTCCATTGAGGATGTTGGCGGGAAGTATTCATTGCACTGGGACAGTGTCGGTCAGGTGTCTATCACGGCAGGAGTGGAGTCTGCGCATCATAAAGTAAGTCCGAATATTATTGACACCTCCGGCAGTATCGCAGAGTTGCTGCAAAGCAGTTCAACACAAGCTCAGACCAGTCTTGAGTCAAGTGCATTTATTCAGGCTGATGGAACCTGGGATCAGAACTGGTCATGGAGTGCGGGCTTTCGTTTGTCGTCTGCAATTGTTAGAGATAAATTCTATTCCAATCCTGAACCCAGAGTGGCGATTCGTTATAAGCTGAGTGAGACACTCGCATTAAAGGGAAGCTATTCACGGATGGCTCAGTATCTCCACAGAGTATCCAGTGCTGCCGTTGCTTTCCCTACCGACATCTGGTATCCGGTTACAAAAGATGTTGTTCCGCAGACTTCAGACCAGCTTACACTTGCTCTTCAAAAGCGGATTCCCGGGATGAATGTATTTATAAGTCTGGAAGGATATTACAAGAACATGAATGATCTTATTGGCTATCGTGAAGGTGCCAATCTCTTTTTGAATACAGAGTTTGAGAAACAATTGATCCAGGGAAAAGGTACAGCATATGGATTGGAAGTTCTGATAAAGAAAGAATCAGGAAAGCTTACAGGATGGATCAGCTATACGTTATCCAGGTCTGAACGTCAGTATGATGAAGTTAATAATGGCTTGTGGTTCCTTTCACGCTACGATAGAAGGCATAACGGAAGTGTGGTAATGAATTATGAATTTGCCAAAAGGTGGTCTTTCTCTGCTGTGTTTGAGTTTATCTCAGGTTCAAGATTTACACCCATTGTAGGGCGATATGCAGTGCCTGCCAATACATTGGGAGGGATTCAATTGATACCAGTGTACGCCACGATGAATTCTGTAAAGCTTGCCGACACTCACCGTCTTGATCTTGGAATTAAATTAAAGTCAAAACCGGAAAAGAAATTTCAATCTGAATGGTTTGTAGGGATTTACAATGTCTACAACCGGGCAATGCCTTACGGAATTGTCATTCAGCAAAATGCAGATGGTTCTTACCGGTACGAGCAGCCTGGGCTTTTTGGATTACTTCCTTTTGTTAGCTACGGTTTTAAGTTTTGA
- a CDS encoding VOC family protein → MIQNIAHVAIVVRDYDAAIKFYTEKLNFVLREDIKMDGEKRWVLVQPPGSTGCSLLLAKAVGDEQADRIGNQTGGRVFLFLRTDDFWRDYNSMIAKGVRFVREPKSEAYGIVAVFEDLYGNLWDLLGAPA, encoded by the coding sequence ATGATTCAGAACATTGCTCATGTGGCCATCGTCGTAAGAGATTACGATGCGGCTATAAAATTTTATACCGAGAAGCTGAACTTCGTCCTCAGGGAAGATATAAAAATGGATGGGGAGAAGCGCTGGGTGCTGGTTCAGCCTCCTGGCTCAACGGGTTGTTCGCTGTTGCTGGCAAAGGCAGTTGGCGATGAACAGGCGGATAGAATTGGAAATCAAACGGGAGGAAGGGTTTTTCTTTTCCTCAGGACAGATGATTTCTGGAGAGACTATAATTCTATGATCGCCAAGGGTGTTCGTTTTGTTCGTGAACCTAAAAGCGAAGCGTACGGAATAGTTGCTGTATTCGAAGATCTCTATGGTAATCTCTGGGATCTTCTTGGCGCTCCGGCATAA